From Microtus ochrogaster isolate Prairie Vole_2 chromosome 17, MicOch1.0, whole genome shotgun sequence:
TGGAGACTTGGTGCCTGTAGCAAAGAGCTATGTGGATGTGGCCTGGATCTTGCCAACTCCCTCTAGACACCGGCCAGACACAGGTTATAAACGCAGCTGTAGGGCACGTGGGTCAGGAAACAGGCCTTCAGGAGTGGCCAGGGGATTAGTCCTTTGATCCATCTGTTCTGGGATCCCTGATAACCCCACAagggaaggcagtgtggcagGGAGGAAAGAAGTAGAGACGGTCTATCTCGCGATACAATGCCCATTGGCTCGGAAAGCCAGGGGACAGCCAAACAGTAGCACGCTGGCTAAGAACCGAATCTGGCAATGCCAGTATAAATCCCTCTCGAGGGGCGCCCCACCAGCTCCACCTGCAAGGGTCCATGCAGCCTCTGGAAGTGGGAACAAGCAACGTAATTATCCCTACTACGTGGAACCAGCAAGAAAATCCCACCACTTGCTGCCACGGATAGGGTCAGAGGGCAGCCTATCCTGTGGGAACCCAAAAGCCATGACGGGAGTCTGTCAGTCAGTTTCTCCTTGGTCAGCTGCCAGCAGCCTCCAGGGTAAGGTCCGCTCGCCTCTCGAGGCCTGGGAAAGTGGAGAGGGCCCAAAGCCTCCTGCACAGCATTTTGAAGTTCCCTTTAGCCCTGGCTGCGTGGGGGAAGTGTTTTGCATTCTGCTGCCTTAGCGGGCCTGGTTGTTTTGATGAAAGTCTCGTGGGAAGTTTCAGGTTGGAAAAGTCATTAAGGAGAACTGATCCCAGTTacggaaagggaagggaggggaaaaaagaggccTCGAGGGAAAATGTACTCCTAGACGGTCCTATCCTCCTCCGGGTCCTGCAAGTCACAGGGAAGCCTGCAAGGTGTAGGGCCGCAAAAGCAAGGCCTGGGGTTGCGAACCAGGATGCTCTCATAAAGACCTCAAGGCCGGTAGGTCCTACATAAGGACCCATGTTTCGGGCTGCTTCTTCGTCCCAGAGGCGCAGATAAATCAGTCAAATGATTATTGAATGTAAACTCGGGTTACCTAAGTGTCCTCGGAGGAATAATATTGTCTCTCATATAAATCTTGACTACACCCGCGCTCCACAGCGCTTTCGCATGGCGCGATTGTGCATTCTACAGGGCCACAGGACCCGTCCCTCTACTGTCCCAAGCCCCAGCCTTCCACACCAGAGCCACGACGTGAGTTACCATAGGAGGAGGATCCTCACGGTGCTGAGCGTTTTCCCCAAGTTCTACAGAGGGGTAGGCCGTACCGACCCAGGAAACCACCCTCACTGGTGCCAAAACCTTCTTTGAAAGGACAAAAGCCAACTTCTCCAGTGCCCCAACACACTCTAGGTAGGGCCGGCGCAACGTGTGTGAGGGCACGTAAGTGAAGTGAGGCTGTGTGTAGGAGGGAGGTCGTGGTATCACAGGAGTCAGAAATGTGTGAACTGGTGTGAGATGCGCTCCCGTGAAGAGCGTGTGAATGCTGGATGCCTCCTAAGGTCCCAGGGTGCTGTACTCTCTCCCTCAGGCCTTCCTCAACCGGACCCGGTGGCACCGGGACCTGATTCCCGGGTGAGACCGCACTGATCAGCCCCCAAACCGCAGCAAATCCCACGCGCCCCTCCCACGCCGTATCTCGGCAACGCAGCGGTCGCTTGAGACCTGCGTCCCGTGAGGAAGGAAGGTGCCACCGGGTGACCCCAGTCAGAGGTCCCTTCCCCATGGGCCTCCGGACCTCCCGGGGCTGGGCGCTGCCGACCGTCCTGGGcgccttcctgctgctgctgctgctgctcccggGCGGCGGCGGAGGCGGTGGCGGCTGGAGCGCTTTGCCGGTCCCGGTGGAGGGGCTGCGGGCGCGCTGGAGACTCCGCCAAGAGAGAGGCCAGCGCGGAGCCTGTGTGTGCTATCGAATTACTTATTcatagaaaaaaaggggggagggggagagaaaaaaaaaagaagtcacatgTCCGGGTTATACGTATGTGGAGaagcagcagaaggagggaaaaatgaAAGCGAGCAGAAGGCGAAGCAGCGGCGAGGAGGCGGCGcaggcggtggcggcggcggcgcggCCGGGGACAGACACCCACCTGTATGAGTGCGCTTGTGGATCTTGAGGTTCTCGGAGCGCGCGAAGACCTTGCCGCAGCCCGGGAACGGGCAGGGGAAGGGCTTCTCGCCGGTGTGCACGCGGATGTGGTTGATGAGCTTGTACTTGGCCTTGAAGGGCTTGCCCTCGCGCGGACAGTCCTCCCAGAAGCAGACGTGGCTGCTCTGCTCCGGGCCGCCCACGTGCTCCACAGTGACGTGGTTCACCAGCTCGTGCATGGTGCCGAAAGTTTTGGAGCAGGGCTTGGCGCCGCTGACCGCGGGCGGCGGCCCGGCCAGCTCCTCAGGGTCCAGCCACTTGCAGATGAGCTCCCGCTTGATTGGCTGCCGCATGTAGCGCAGGAAGGCCCCGGCCGCCCCCGGGAGGTGGGGGTGGTGCGGGTGCGGCGCGGGCGCTGGCGGTGGCGCCGGGGGCGGCGCGTGGTGCTGCAGGTGGGGCCCGGGCCCCGCGGCCGCCGCGGCTGCCGCGGCCGCAGCCAGGTTCAGGTTTAAGTTCACGGCTCCGTAGCCGTGCAAGGCAGCGGCCGCGGCTGCCGCCACTGCCCCGTAGTGCGCGTCCCCTGAGCGCGGAGCGAAGGGTGGCTCCGCGCGGCCGTACAGCTCGGCCGCTGCCGCAGCAGCGGCCGCCAGCCCCAGGCGCATCTGGCCGTTGAGCGGGTGGCCGCCAGGAGCCCCCGGAGAGTCGTGCAGCGCGGGAAAGAGCGCGGGGCCGCCACCGTCCCGGCCCGCGTAGGTGCCGCTGGCCGAGATGAACATCCCGGCTGGGTGGGGAGGCGGGGTCGGATGCTGGGGGGAGCTGCTGCCGGACCGCTGCTCCCCTCCGAGCGGGGCCCCGTGCATGGCCGCCGCGGGGGCCGTGGCGGAAAGGTCCCTCCGGAGGACGACGTCCCTGCTGTGGCCTTTGCCGCTGCTGCCGCCAACAGTGGCGGCGTAGCCCgagagggcagaaggaggaggcgggggagggggagagggggactgggagggaggaagaggaggggctggaggcgGGGGCGCCGAGGCCTGCGCGCCACTGCTGCCCCCGCCGTCGGGGTGGGTTCGGGCGCCCGGGTGCGCCCCTGAGGCCGCCGAGCGGGCGGCGGGCGCGGGAGCCTGGGGCTGTCCCTGGAGCGCCTGAGCGGGAGGGTTGGGGCCGTGCCCACTGGCCTGTGCCATGTGCTCGGGTCCGAGCGCAGTGCTGGCCGCGCCGGGGTCAGTGTCTGGGTCCCGCGGGTGGAGATGCGCGGCGACGACACGGAGTTGGGAGTGGGCGGGCGGGCCGGCCAGCACCGGGAATCCTGTCATATTCTGAAGCTGCTGGGCCTGAGCCGTTGCCAAATCCACTAATCTCAGCGCTGGCGGGTTCCTCTTGCTCAAAGGGGGCTCCATCATAACTATACAATCAGGCCCATAGACCCTCTCTGGGGGCACTTTTTTCCCCTCTGCCCGCCTTCAAAAACATGTATATATTAGGCGCTCTTTAACTTCTTGTGTCCTGGCCTCCTAACTGCTTATTCTTGTCCCCTTTCTATCCTCCAGCGATTGGCAGAGTGAACACCACATTTGAGCTGCACAGTGGGACCGAGTTTTTGGAAATGGCACGGGTGGGATTGGAGGGAGCCTTGTGATTGGCAGCTGTCTCGGCTGCGCGATTGGCTCCGGTTCAGGCTCTGGGCCCAGCGGGGAACCGCCCCTGTGCTCCAGACCGCCCGTGCTTTCGCTTCGCGCCCCCTCCTCTCCAGTAGCTCTGTATGTAGGTTTCCCCCCGGGTGCCCAAGTTCCACTTGCAGAAAGTTTGCGCTTGGCCTGCGTACTCGGTCCCCTGAGAACGTTCGGTCAACGCTCTTGGCGTAGAGCATCTGTTAGTTCCGGGCCTGAGTGCATCCAATTGCGAGGGGTCCAGGGACCTCCCGACCAGGGGTAAAGCGacgggagtgggggtggggaaggataTGAGGATGGTAGTACCCGAACACTTTCTACCTCCTCTCTTGGATTATCCCCGGCAGATCTTTGGGCCTAGTGACCATCCTGTCATGGTATCTGTAGCAATGCCAGAAACTTCTTATATGGACCTCGTCTTCCCCTGGGCCCACGTGGGGTATAGACCGGAGGACGATTAGTAAACGTAATTGATGGCAAAATAATTGGATGGAACTTGGGAAAAtaccaaagtaaaaataatatataatagatCGTTCCCCAAAGGTACAGTATTGCTTAGGCTATTTTAGCTCATGGGTTCCATTCAATATGGTTCAAAGGAATGGACTCAGGATGTAATCTCACTGCTCATGGGTTCTAGATCTGCTACTTCCAATTGTATCTCTCTGAGGGGCGGGGAGATGGGAATATGGAGCAGGGAGGCGAAGCTAACTTTTGCCTCCCAGAGATACAGTGGCAGAGAAGGCCAAATAACGTTTCTCCTAAGCCATTAAATAAGAGACATCCTTTAAGAAGAATGTGTCCTTCCTGCCCAGaatgtgactcagtttctccagaaGAACCACAAATTGGAATagaccaaataaaatatttaaaaatcagtaagtatcttgcctatttatttattaatagaatAAGCTGCCTCCTTGTTAAATCGAAATGCCATACTTGAAAGTCAAAAAACCTAGGATCCCACGCCCTGGTTTTCAGCAAATGCTAGCTCTTTGGATCCGTTTGCCACCAAACCTTTTTGAAAAATATGAGTAGGTCCCTGCatcattgggggtggggggaggagaaatGTGAGACACCCCCCTTTAGGGAGTTTCAATCGCCCAAAGtgtcatttgtcttttatttgaatAAAGTATTCTTAATTTTGTGATGTCCTAAAATGCTCAAACTagagtgaaaatatttttgatcCTTTCAATAATatcatctataaaataataataaggagtCGAATATGATACCCCCCCACATCCCGAGGTGGagagtggggtgggtgggaggtagGGGGCAGGAACATAAGCAACCATGTTCAAGCTTTATTCATTTGTAGTTGGAGTAAAGATCAACCCCCCCCAAAAGCTGTCATCAGATCATGGCCCTCAAAAGAAGTAAGTATCTATTCCAGAGTTGGTTTGCTAGAGCCATTGACATCGGTGTGAACCATGCTGCAGGAGCCTCCCTATGAACCTTGGGAATGTCATTTCTCTTATAAAGCTGGCAACCAAACAAAGACGATCATGCCATCACATTCTAAATGCCTTCTTCTTTGAGCTTAAATGAAGTTTAAGTCTGGGGAAAAGGCAGAGAGCATGAGCAGAAACACGCACACAGTGACAATAATCAAAACCACATCTGTATTTGGGGAGGAGACTTCTATGATGAGTTGTTTCCGACACTTAAATATCCTGAGCCAGCCATGGAAAGGTTGGTGGGAAACGGTGCCATCTGTATAGATGGCGTATAAGGGAAATGTCAACGTTGGGAATTATTACCACTGCCTTCATTTCCTTGAAGGagatttcaaattattttccttttatttcaacCTCTTGGCAATGAATGTCCGTACCGGCAGTAATGACAGCTCAGAGCGCACTACTGCTACTGTAGGTtatcagcaaaaaaaaacaaacaaaaccccccaaaaagtGAATAAGGAAAATAAGTACAACCTAGTTTATGATATGGATCTTTGAGCAATTTTATTGTGCCATAAAATAGGTGCCTCCACCCCCTTCAAAATGGCTTTTCGTCAAGATTAtaactgctttgtttttattgaattgcTGAAATTTAATGGTTTAATGGATGGAGGCATGAAGGAAAGGCTGTAAAAACGTGGATAATACTGCAGCAGAGCCGTGTGGAATCTGGAACCCGCCTCCTTGTACAACTCTTGTTAAACACAGCATGATATGTATCTGTCATCGATTTAATATGTCTTAATTCAAATATAGCCCCCTGATCAATTCCTTTTTATGGGAGacctaggaagaaagaaagagagaaagaaaggaaggaaggaagaaagaaagaaagaaaaagaaaggaaggaaggaaggaaggaaggaagaaagaaaagaaaacactttctttggaaataacagaagtctgggtggtgactgggaagggaatatttatttaaagtgagTTTAATGAATATTCAAATTTATGACCAAACCCAGACCCTAAAAAGATAATTGACTCAGGTAAATCGATTTGAGATGCTAATTCTTGAAAGAAAGGGCTGGGGAGCAAAATTTCAATCAACACCAATAAGGAGCCAATAAACCGCCTGCCAATTAAACCCGAGAATAGGCCTAGCAACTTGGTCGTCAGGAAGGCTCGCTGTGGATTTCCGGGATTGCCTTGCTTTATAAAAGGGCTTTTTATTTTGTAGACGCGCTTTTTGTTATTGTGATGACCTGCCTGACCCCAGGTGCGCTGTTTCTTTTTCAAGCTGTTTGGGAGCCAACCCCAAACCCCCTTAAGTCCCTGCTTTCTAAGGACGCAATAACTGTGTCACACTTCCTAAATAAACAACAATTTTCAGAGCATTGAAGAGAATCATGTACTGGTTTCCAAAGCGGGGAGTAATAGATGTATTCGTGATCATTCCTCCCCTTTCTGTGGACTGTTACTCTCTTCTGAAGGTGGAACTGGTCTTCGGGGCCACTTCCCAAAACTCGAGCCCTGGTCTGCACTTTCCGCTGCAAGAGGTCCTTGTATGAAGGCGGAGATAAAGCAAGCCTTGAAAATACCGATGCTAGAGGCAACCGGGGCTCTGACGGCAGTAAATTTAGAGACCTCACGTTTGTTCCTGTAACCCCAACCTCTTTCTAGCCCCCCAAACAAAGGCGCGGGGAGGTAGAAGGCGCAGACAACTCCCAGCTGGCCGGAACTCGACGGCCACGGTGCAGCTTAGCTGCCTAAAGGCCACAGAACTTGGCGCCTGGGGATGTTGCGGCAGGCTTCCCGCTGTCGTGAGGGAGGGTTGCGTCTCCCAGCTCCAGGTGCCTTCCTTGCCTCACTTAACACAGTCAAGTTTCCTACGTTGGGTGTGGGCAATTAATAAACTCTAAGGGAAGTGAATTGGACATTTCCTGGCTTTTGagcttttgtttgattgtttctcCAGGCGGGCGGGCACTTGGGGGACGGTGGGGTGGACAAGAAAGGAACTGGGGAGACCCACCGAGATGTCTTTTTATTGCCCCTGCAATTGCTTTACGACTCGCCAGTCCCGCGTGGTTTCTGAGAGGCGGCCTCCTTGCGGAAGGGCTCAGTGCGGAGCCGATTTGCAGTCTAGGGCCTTTTGGGTTGAGCCAGAGGCGGGTTCAAGGGCGAACGGGCACACAGAACTCGTGGAGAAGGACGGGTGTAGCCGGGCGGGAATGCCAAGGGGTGCTTAACCCACACAGGTTGGGAATTGCTAGCAGGCGTAAAGATAATGGTTGTAGTTCACCCAGAAAGTTTTCTACAAGCCGGAGCCAGAAAGGCAGACGGACCAGTAAATCTTCATGTTAGCGGAGCTCTATTAGGGCAGGAAGAGATGGCGACTAGTGGTTGAAGGGCTTTTCCCAAGTCAGGTTCACTAGGCTTCCAAGGCAGCAGGGTCTAAAAAAATCGTCTCTCCTGGCCACGCCCGCTCCGACTTCTCCGGATAGGGACCAGATTCTCCACTCTTGCGTCCTCACCACTGGAGATTGGTCTGGCAAGGGGGGCAACGACTGCTCTCAGAAACCTTGGTGCTCAAGATCGTCCGGTGGCAATTCGCGGCCCTCTGAGCATCTCTTTGAGGATCGCCTCTTTCCCGCCTTTCTAAACTCATACAGAATCCTCAGGCTCCACGGACACGTGTGGTGCGAGgggtagccaaaaaaaaaaaagttctttattCTAAGGTTGATGATCCCTGTCACACGTTCGAGGGCCAGACGGAAAAGCGAAGACAAAAGTCACGACCGTGTTCACGCTGGATTgggtggaggtggaggggtgTGTCTCGTCTGAATCCTTCCGACAGTGAAGAACTGGCCCCATCCTGTATCCACTTGACCTTTGCATTGacaaacttggaaaaaaaaaaaaaggaccagctTACTTTTACAGTGCAAGAGATAAGTTGTGTGAAATCTGCCTGTGGTCAAATATTCCCATTTggttcaaaatatttttacagtCAGCGATAAAGGTTGTTTGAGAAAGGCCTTTGACCATTATTTGACCACTAGGATTGAGAATTTCTTGAGAAACACATTGCTTGTATCCTAAAATATACTCAGAAGGTCCAAGTAAAAACCACAAAATGCTTTTACATGGTCAAGGTTCACATAAaaacctaatttttattttttaggccTGGATGGACTTTTCTAGGTCTCTTACCCTTGACTATCTTTGAAGCCGGACAAAGAAGCAGGCAGCAGCttcaatgcatttatttatttcaaaatttgggcGTTGTTCCCCCCACTAACCACCCCTTCAGTATCTACACTTTAATATTTGAAGAAGCTGTTGAGATAAATCAAATAGTGACACGCTGATGGTTTTACTTGTGTAAGCAATATGGTTGACATATGGCATTGTTATTTATGAATGACAGCATAAATTGTATTACAAAGTCTACTGCAATAATACTGCACTTTATTGGAAAGCTGCTGGCTTGTCGGTATTCAACCTCCAGGTTTGCCTGGGAGCCCAAAGGATAACAATCTTTGAAATAATTGAATGTGCTCCTGCAGGCTACAACCCCCTGTTTTTTTatccttgttttgttgttgttgttgttgttttggtctatttgttttgttttgttttatagcatTAAAACACTTCTATCAaaagaggagatgaggaaggacaACTAATTCTCTTTTTCCAAAAGCACAATTACTGTCACCCAGTTGAGGGGGGGTGGCTCTGTGGCTGATGGCCATTTCACCCCCATTCTGAGAAGTACAAAACTATTTATATTCTTGTCACTAAACTACTGGTGGACACATATATTatattgagatttttaaaaattatctcaacTACAGTGtttaactataaaaatgaaaagaaatgaagccacAGGAGAGCTTTGTTTTCTGGGATCTTGACTCTCACCATTCTTAATGATATTTAAGAGTTACAGCTTTGGAGCATTCTAACGCCTGACCAGAGACTTTTGTTCTAGGAGGGTTTTACAGAAGAGGGTTTCCCAGAGCACACATGTGGTCTTTCATGGGTCAGGGGTCACCCAACTCAGGAGTAGCTGAGAAAGCAGAATCAAAAATGACCTCCAACTTAATATTCTGTTGATGATCTTGTTAAATTGTAATCCTGTGATATCGATGATAGTGGCCCtagaactaagaaaaaataaaatgatgaatattaatattattttggtCTAAGATACAGAGACAATGTAGTCCATGCATTTTTCTCACAGCTCCTCTCTCccattttttattcctttatgaaaaaaaatcaagatttttgTGCTCCTGGGGCCAAGAGTTTGTTTGTATTTGGTGTCTCCTGTCCCACAGTGTATACCTATATGCGTGAGAACACAATAGGTGAATATACAATACATTCATTCTTCTGTGTGTACGCATCCTGCTACAAGAGATCTCAGCAGACACCATTCAGAGGCCCACAGATCAAAAGGAGTTGCTCCATGGATGGTGGGATGCTTGTGGGCTTTGCTTACCCCCatgccctatttttatttttgtaaacacACCACGAATTTTTGATCAAGCCTTGATTCTCTTCACTTGCTGGAAAATGCACCCTTGGCAGGAACCCAGGGATGGATCTCCTCCTCAGCCACAAGCTGAGGTTTTGTCCTGTGCATGTCTTGCCCTGTTTGGAAAGAACAGTTTGGAGGAacttacaaagaaagaatatgcTTGCTACAGGTTTTGGGAGTTTGACATCACTGCAGATCAACTCTTTTTCCTAGAAACCTGTTGAGAAAATGAATTCACTCATGgcgtcttcctttccttttccttccctttccttccttctttccttccttccttccttccttccttccttccttccttccttccttccttccttcccctctccctgccccttcctgccctcttttctgtcttccttcctctaaGGAACCTGTCTACTTTTGAGGCAACAATCCAGaaagccttcacacacacacacacacgcacacacacacacacacacacacacacacacacacacacccctgttcCCTTGTTCTTTCCCTCTTggtcttccctctccttccttcaaaaataaaaaaagtcaaggaaaaggtttttttttttttttttctgtttgcagagaaataaaatacttctgaGAGGGTATGGAGACGTGACTTTGAACTTGGCTcagctcctctgcttcctgcagtgAGAGGAGAGCTGGAGCTGGGAAAGAATAGtcaggagggcccagcccgcgAGCTCTCCGGCGGGAATTAAGGCGTCGGCCCTACCGCTCGGCCCTGGAATCCAGCGCGAGCAAGCGCCCAGCCGCGCCGTCCTGAAACGCGGGCACAGCAAAGGAGAAAtcaaagtgaaaggagagaataggtcaaaaaggagagggaggggagagtggggaggggtgagaaagtgggagaggaggaaaaaccGGCAGCTGTGGGGGCTTGAAAGAAGGCAATAAGGTCTTTGGATGAGTAAGACTGTTATTCTCGCAATCAATcttaggttaaaaaaagaaagaaagaaagaaaagaaagaaaaaaagaaagagaaagaaagaaaggaaaaaaggaaggtaaTATTTTTAGAGCAAACCGTTATATGCACTTTTCAGTATAAATTGATAAATAAGGTAAGTAAATGTGAAAGACTGAACTGGAcaggtttttaaataaatggataGAAGCCTTTCGGCTTAGATGCCCCCCCCCTCGCGCACGCGCTGCGCAGTCTAGCGTGCCAGTTTGGCATCTGCCCTTTGAGAGAAGAGGTAAAGGTATGTGGGGAAAGAGAActatttcctccctccagcttccaGGAAAGCTCCTGATTTTAGACAAGATGCCTTCTTCTCCTGGccgttcctcccctcccccttggcAGGGAAGCGGGAacacagggagagaagggaggcctTTATAGAAGGGGCTGCGGCCAGCTCCAATAGTGGAGCCAGACCCCCTTAAGGTATGAGAATCTGCTTGAGCAGGCAGGAGACCCCAATTCGTTGCAACAATCCTGAACAAGAGTATTTATTCTTCCAGcgtgggtttggttttttttttaaatttgtgatttcatttcaatataaaattttgaaGTGGGTGCTTATTTTCTTGCTCGAATTTTTATCTCAGTTCCCaaagatttataaataaaagcagtCTCAGGCCTGCCAAAGGCGAAGAAAGACTTTGACCACAGGctgtcccttctcttccccaggcTCTGGGCCCACAATTCCCTCTCCCGTTACCACTTGAGCGCGATCTGAGGACCGTGGGATGTCCTTAATGGTCAGCCAGCCTAGG
This genomic window contains:
- the Zic5 gene encoding zinc finger protein ZIC 5 — translated: MMEPPLSKRNPPALRLVDLATAQAQQLQNMTGFPVLAGPPAHSQLRVVAAHLHPRDPDTDPGAASTALGPEHMAQASGHGPNPPAQALQGQPQAPAPAARSAASGAHPGARTHPDGGGSSGAQASAPPPPAPPLPPSQSPSPPPPPPPSALSGYAATVGGSSGKGHSRDVVLRRDLSATAPAAAMHGAPLGGEQRSGSSSPQHPTPPPHPAGMFISASGTYAGRDGGGPALFPALHDSPGAPGGHPLNGQMRLGLAAAAAAAAELYGRAEPPFAPRSGDAHYGAVAAAAAAALHGYGAVNLNLNLAAAAAAAAAAGPGPHLQHHAPPPAPPPAPAPHPHHPHLPGAAGAFLRYMRQPIKRELICKWLDPEELAGPPPAVSGAKPCSKTFGTMHELVNHVTVEHVGGPEQSSHVCFWEDCPREGKPFKAKYKLINHIRVHTGEKPFPCPFPGCGKVFARSENLKIHKRTHTGEKPFKCEFDGCDRKFANSSDRKKHSHVHTSDKPYYCKIRGCDKSYTHPSSLRKHMKVHCKSPPPSPGALGYSSVGTPVADTLSPVLDPTRSRSSTLSPQVTNLNEWYVCQASGAPSHLHTPSSNGTTSESEDEEMYGNPEVVRTIH